ATAGAGCAGAAATCCCAGAATAAGGAGAAGATTATCGCGTTTGTGCAAGAGCACGGAAAAATTCAGAACAACGATGTGGAAAAACTAGCCGGAGTATCTAACGCAACCGCCGAGCGGTATTTGGACGAGTTAGAAAAAGAAGGAAAGCTCACCCAACACGG
The window above is part of the bacterium genome. Proteins encoded here:
- a CDS encoding DUF977 family protein, which gives rise to MNYAVLILVAIIGIALGMYIARRNATTGFIAKQIEQKSQNKEKIIAFVQEHGKIQNNDVEKLAGVSNATAERYLDELEKEGKLTQHGIIGQGVFYTPKGE